gggagtactaatcatGTTATCCTGCGTCTAATCCCTTCTTCCCCGCAGCTACGCCCCGTCAAAGGCACGGCGAAGAAACCACCAACCACAAATCACACGCCAAAGGCCAAAAGCGGGGAAGAGGACGAAAGAAAGCGTCGCCGCCACGGAGCAACTCGAGCAAGCAGCCGGCGACGCGACGCGGCCGAAtcggagcaggcagtctcgccggccgGCCCATCGATCCCCTGCTCGGCCCCCCGAGGAACCGATAGGGTCCATCTCCCTGCCGGCGATGGCGTCGTCCGTGGATCCGTGGGTGCGGGAGTACGGCGAGGCGGCGCGCCTGGCGGACGACGTCGCCGCCATGGTCGCCGACCGGGCGGCGCTCCCGCAGTCCGGGCCGGAGGTCATGCGCCACACCTCCGCCATCCGCCGGAAGATCACCATCCTCGGGACCAGGTTGGACAGCCTCGAGGGGATGCTCGCCAGGCTTCCCCCCAAATCCATGTACGTTTCGCTCCCTCGCTCGCTCACCCTAGCGCGTCTTTCTTTTTTCCTGCTTGCCAGCTCCGAAATGCGTGGAAGAGGGATAATTGGATGGAGGTCGATTTGCGTTGTCCTTTGTTCCTAGATAGTCACCTCCTGCAGATTCATACAACATTTTGTCTGAGAATTCAGGATGCAGGAGCTAGAAATGATGGTACGATGATTTAGGGCCTGAGTGATGTCGTCGATACCATGTTCAGCCTATCCCTGGAATCATAATTCAGCTGCTTTTCACCGATTGTGATTCCAGCTCCGAAATAGATTATAGCTGCACATGTGTGGTGGGAAATGAGATCATCTTATTTCTTATTCGAGGTAGTACTAAGTACATCCGTACATGTGTGGTGATTCATTTCGTAGGAGATAACGTTTGGAGTAGTTTACCCTGTTAATATGTATGTTCTCTGCGATGGTTATGGATGGTATATGGTGTATTCTGTTCACTCTTGTGCAGACACTAGTACAAATTTATCAGTTATCACAATCAGCTCTGCATTAAATCGAGATATCTTTCATACATATGCTCAATATAACTTCTCTTGATACATTTCGAAATGTACATCTGTTATAAAAAGGAAATCCACTCTTAAGTGATCTTCGATGTTGTGCAGCACGGACAAGGAGCTGCATAAGCGCCGAGACACGCTTTCAAATTTGAAATCTAGAGCAAAACAGATGGCAGAAAGTTTCAACATGTCGACCTTTGCCAACAGGTGTGTTCCGCATTTTGTAACCAATGCCACCGACGTGATTAATCTTTTTAAAGAAGGCTCGTCAATGCTTTATATTTGTTAAAATCTTTTCAGGTGCATATTGATTAAATTTCTTATATGTATTACACATGTGATTTCTCACAATTCAGGGAGGATTTGCTTGGTCAGAGCAAGAAAGCTGCTGATGACATGAGCAGAGTAGCCGGGTTGGATAACCAAGGGATTGTTGGCCTTCAGAGGCAAATCATGAAAGGTAGTGATGTATGTATGACTTACTATTCATGCTGCCGTGACAATGAAGTGTTGCGGCGATGTCAGAGTGGTTGGTTACTGGATGTGATGGCTGGCCTGTCGCCCTCCATTTCCACCACCCTCGGGCAGATACATCAATGTGGTCGTGACATTTGGAGTGGTGTTTAGGGTGATGTTCAGTTTGAAGTGTTGTCTTTATGACTGGTCAAACAGTCAAAACAAGACATTGCTGTTCCTCCTTTGCCTCACAGTGCACATGCCAAATCCATTCCTCTCCTCTCCATTTCATTGGCTCGAGTTTCTGGTGTCAAACATACAAATTCAGAAGTTACCAGTGGCCCTTGCATATATTCCGGTTTCTCTATTAGGATTCATTCAGTTGCTTTGTTTCGAAAGAAAATGGCGAACTTCTTAAATCGTTGCATTTCTACTCAAAATATATGAAGAGCTACTTGTGACGAAAAACGCATTCCATGTTCCACGCGGTTGTTTATCTAAGCTTGCAATTTGCTTGTATATCTACAGTTGGTTACAAATACTAGCAATTCACAAGAGAAATGAACAATTGACAGTTGCCTAATTCATTGATACTGTCTGCTACGACAATTTGCAATTTGCAGAACAAGATGAGGGTCTTGAGAAGCTGGAACAGACAGTGCTGAGCACAAAACACATTGCGCTAGCAGTCAATGAGGAGCTTGACCTGCATGCAAGACTGATTGTTAGTTTCTTACTGCAAAGCCACTTGTTTCTTTGCTCTCTAGACTCTGTGTTCACTGCCCTCTCTTCATGATTGCAGGATGACCTAGACGACCATGTGGATGGTACGAACTCGCGTCTCCAGGTTTTATTTCAAACCCTTGTTTCCGTTCCTTATCCTTAGACCTTAAAGAAAGTTTCTTTGCTCTTTGATACCAATAGTTCTCAAGCTTTGCACGAATTGAATTTTGACGCAAATACCTTTCTCATGCAGCGTGTGCAAAAGAGGCTTGCGGTTCTGAACAAGCGCGCCAAGGGCGGCTGCTCCTGCATGTCCCTGCTGCTGTCCACCGTCGGTATAGTGATGCTTGTGGTTATTGTTTGGCTCCTCATCAAGTATCTGTAACCTCTGCCCAACTCAAATCAGTTTCAAGTGTGCAGCTCTTTCAAAGATAGTATGGTTACTTCCGCTTCGCCATCATTTTGGCGAGAAATGGAAAATATGTATGCCACATGTGCCCTTATCGGGCTGAAATGTGAAGTTCAGACTTTTGTATGTCTGCGGTATATGAGTTCAGACTTCTTCTCCTATACTTTGATGTGCTGTATTAGTCAATAACTTACACCCTCTGCTGAGGAATGACATGTCACGCTTTGGATGAGACGCGGTCAATATAATGAAGAAATTTTGAGTGATCTCAAATGCAGTACATATTAACTAAAACCATAAAAATGGCATTTCATAACAAAACTATTCTCATATGATCAGTCTAAATAGTTTAGTGCATATTAGCAAAAATTCAACAAAACTCACAATAAATAAGATTAGACAGCAGTTCAACATTTCAGTGAAAAAACTCATAATATGTTGGTAATGGAATATTACATTCAATCATGTCAAAGTAAGTCCACAGTGAAATGCTACACTCAGTCGTATCACAGTAAGTTGACGACTGAACGTTACATTCAATCGTGTCAAAAAACCAGCAACCTTCAAAAGGCGCGCATATTCATTCTGATTCTACCTATTCATCACGACAAACAGATATCGACAGCTCTACAACTTACATTTATGACTCGTCGAAGACATAAACAGATCACTCTTGACATACATCTAGCATCTAAGCAGAGGCTGCAAAACACCATTCTGATTCTACCATTCTTGTCATCCCCTGTCGCCGCGCCTCCAAAGTTGCCCCAGAAAATGGACTTTTGTTGGAATGATTCATGCTATACTTTGTTCATCTGCGGCAATAAACCGTGAGCACCATTGCAAACCCATACTGAGCTGAATAGCCTAGCTCCAATCGATTCTCCCGTGGGATTCAAATGTTACCTGAGTCTCTGCTCCTGTTTTTCGATATCCTCGAGCAGAACATGAACATCAGCAGGAATGTCGATAGCATAAATAACCTGAAGTAGGTTTTTAGCTCCTGCATTCCGAGGTCAAGGCCTTCAAGCTTCCCATTTTCACCGCCGCTCTTTTGGTCCATATTTCTCTCCAAAATCTCTCCTCCCATAGGGACCCAGTTATCCAGTGCTCCTTGGGATACTACCTGGCCATCAGGTAGGGTTCGCAGCCCTTCCTCGAAAAGTATGAGAAATGCCATGCACCACTTGTTAATGACTCTCTGGAAAGGAAAACTGTGCTGTCAGACATATGGCCAAAAAAAACTATGTACATGACTAGATGCGCAGAGCCCAGATTTGCGTACATCAAATGTTATCTTGTCGACAGGGTTGAACATTTTGAAGCAATCCTCGGTGGATGCCTTCTCATCTCCATATATCTGAATACCAGCAAAGTGATGAGTCATGTCATGTCAATACAGGTTCATAATAGTTGCAACAGAGACAACAGATTAACTTACCTCAAATGTGAAAGGCATTGGCACCTTCGCAATGTCATACAGATAATCAGTTGTAGTCCCATGTGCAAGGTACCTAGCAAGTGATGGAATAAAAAAGAGCATTAGTACATTTCCTTCGTTGAAGGCTAGAATAACCCTCTTGGATTCACATAACTTGAGTAACTTGTGAGATGTTACATACCCTACAGCTCCACCACCTGATCCAACTAGGCAGCTGTCTTGGAAATTGCGATGGTTCACATTCTCTAAAACTGACCTCATCAAGTGAGAAGGAGCTCCATCTGGTGTAGTATTCTTGTGGTCATATGGCATAAATAATGCCTGTAGTTGAACAGAAGAATGAGAGAATGTGTAAAAGCAATAGGCATTGACCAAAACTTATTTCTCCAGGTTTATACCACTGTGTGGAACTACACATGAGATTGCTACTAAAGACACTTATATGTTAGGCCCCTCCCTCCGCTTGATGAACAATTGATCAAACTTTATATGATAGCTGCAGAACGCAAGAGCTGCATTACCTCCATTCCAGAATGCACATTCACCCAGATATGTGGTTTAAATGACTTGGATAGTTCTTGCATGATCTGGGCCTCAGGTTCGCTGAAAGGAGCAGTACCGGGATGCTCCTCAAATGGGTTATAATCCTGCAATACAGGACAAATGTATAAATATAGTGCATAAGATTGATGCTGTGCACATAAGTAACTCTGCTGATCAATCAACCAATCAACCAACAAAGAACATGCATGATAAAAAGATAAAGGTGCACTTGCTCAAAGTGTACACAAGATTAGCAAAGTCTGATTATCCAACGTGACAATAAGAAAGAATATACAGGGTATCAATAAAGCACCATAGCTATACTTAGTCTATCCGCTCCAGATCTGCAAAAAAATCTGACTTTCAATTCAACTTTAGTGTTCCTGAATGTCAATCAAACAAGCTCTTCTAAGGGTAAATTACACAGGTTCGCTAAGTAATACCACACAAAAGGAAACCATAAACTGTGGAAATTAACATAAAAGACTTCAGTCATTCAAGCTTGCATCTAAGATGTATTTTATAGAATCAACATATTTTTGAACTCAGGAGTCGGGTTTTCCTGGTGCACAATGATAACAGATAAACCGCTTTGACACAAACCTTTTCCTTCTTTCCCCAATCAACACTCCAATTTCTGTTAAGATCAACCCCTCTTCCTGC
Above is a window of Triticum aestivum cultivar Chinese Spring chromosome 6B, IWGSC CS RefSeq v2.1, whole genome shotgun sequence DNA encoding:
- the LOC123135773 gene encoding syntaxin-51; this translates as MASSVDPWVREYGEAARLADDVAAMVADRAALPQSGPEVMRHTSAIRRKITILGTRLDSLEGMLARLPPKSITDKELHKRRDTLSNLKSRAKQMAESFNMSTFANREDLLGQSKKAADDMSRVAGLDNQGIVGLQRQIMKEQDEGLEKLEQTVLSTKHIALAVNEELDLHARLIDDLDDHVDGTNSRLQRVQKRLAVLNKRAKGGCSCMSLLLSTVGIVMLVVIVWLLIKYL
- the LOC123135774 gene encoding mast cell carboxypeptidase A (The sequence of the model RefSeq protein was modified relative to this genomic sequence to represent the inferred CDS: added 85 bases not found in genome assembly), with translation MAPYAPPPPLSRRLVTLTLALAALVSPASARKIPASVTPISRDLYRPSDTLLSEIKALVARNPDRLTMDTLRAGNKGYSAEMFVVTFNHVKKTAHDGSKIKILLSFGQHGRELITSELALSLLYILTEKRKIAGVDLSSFEKILEHLVIKVVPMENFNGRKRVEAGEICDRRNGRGVDLNRNWSVDWGKKEKDYNPFEEHPGTAPFSEPEAQIMQELSKSFKPHIWVNVHSGMEALFMPYDHKNTTPDGAPSHLMRSVLENVNHRNFQDSCLVGSGGGAVGYLAHGTTTDYLYDIAKVPMPFTFEIYGDEKASTEDCFKMFNPVDKITFDRVINKWCMAFLILFEEGLRTLPDGQVVSQGALDNWVPMGGEILERNMDQKSGGENGKLEGLDLGMQELKTYFRLFMLSTFLLMFMFCSRISKNRSRDSDEQSIA